The following are from one region of the Calditrichota bacterium genome:
- a CDS encoding helix-turn-helix transcriptional regulator, protein MFGERLRQLRRDKGLSQAELADRAGINRSYLSVLENEHSSPTMDVVERLAQGLGVVIWDLISVADERHYSYESDERTDMYDGLRDFLNDSDEMLLIRPTPDEITELKGIRFRGHMRPDKRFFRDALLALRRREQSTS, encoded by the coding sequence ATGTTTGGTGAACGACTGCGACAACTCCGTCGTGACAAGGGCCTGAGTCAGGCTGAACTGGCCGACCGTGCGGGCATCAACCGCTCCTACCTCTCGGTCCTCGAAAACGAGCACTCCTCGCCGACGATGGATGTCGTCGAGCGGCTTGCCCAGGGGCTCGGCGTCGTCATTTGGGACCTTATCTCGGTAGCCGACGAGCGGCATTACTCCTACGAGAGCGACGAACGCACCGATATGTATGACGGCTTGCGCGACTTCCTGAACGATTCCGACGAGATGCTCCTGATTCGCCCTACCCCGGACGAGATAACGGAACTAAAGGGCATCCGCTTTCGCGGTCATATGCGGCCCGACAAGCGGTTCTTTCGCGACGCACTCCTGGCGCTCCGCCGGAGGGAACAATCGACTTCGTAG